One Catalinimonas alkaloidigena DNA window includes the following coding sequences:
- a CDS encoding RagB/SusD family nutrient uptake outer membrane protein, producing the protein MKTLPSLACCLTLVLLSACGENFLDRDRIGQSDENLFYQSESDAMLAVNAAYSRLNFTQQNNNRMWVFGDVVSDDAIKGGDATQADILLLDNFSIFPDNENLVIQWSLYFDGINNCNLVLDKVPSIAMDEGLKARLLGEAHFLRAYYYFELTKLFGPLPLYTTVLDPGQLRIPRATQAATWALIEQDATAAAQVLPVAYSGADVGRATQGAALALLAKAYLFQRKWQEVLTTVEQIKALGVYDLMPDYQDNFRVATENNRESVWEIQHVSKAVPPQGNYLNQFLAPRFYGGGYGFNLPTQNFVDVFEAGDPRLDFTVGRAGNDFFGEPYPSNKLYSVTGYTAKKYLEPQSRNADRPIADGDLNYRAIRFADVLLWEAEAQAELGNAAAAEVPLERVRARARAQASDPSALPPVQGLSQADMVQAIRHERRVELGFEMHRYFDLTRWGVAAEVMHAAGEAGFQENKHELFPIPQTEQDLNAQLTQNPGYGD; encoded by the coding sequence ATGAAGACGCTCCCCTCGCTTGCCTGCTGCCTCACGCTCGTTCTGCTGTCGGCCTGTGGCGAAAATTTTCTGGACCGCGACCGCATCGGTCAGTCGGACGAAAACCTGTTTTACCAGTCGGAATCGGACGCGATGCTGGCGGTCAACGCCGCGTATTCGCGCCTCAACTTCACGCAACAGAACAACAACCGCATGTGGGTGTTCGGCGATGTGGTGTCGGACGATGCCATCAAAGGCGGGGATGCGACGCAGGCCGACATCCTGCTGCTGGACAACTTCAGCATCTTTCCCGACAACGAAAACCTCGTGATCCAGTGGTCGCTCTACTTTGACGGCATTAACAACTGCAACCTGGTGCTCGACAAGGTGCCGTCCATCGCGATGGACGAAGGGCTGAAAGCGCGCCTTTTGGGCGAGGCACATTTCCTGCGGGCGTATTATTACTTCGAGCTGACCAAGCTGTTCGGGCCGTTGCCGCTGTACACCACGGTGCTGGACCCCGGCCAACTGCGCATTCCGCGTGCGACGCAGGCAGCAACGTGGGCATTGATTGAACAGGATGCCACCGCGGCGGCGCAGGTATTACCGGTGGCGTACAGCGGGGCCGACGTGGGACGCGCGACACAAGGGGCCGCGCTGGCACTCTTGGCGAAAGCGTACCTGTTTCAGCGAAAATGGCAGGAAGTGCTGACCACCGTTGAGCAGATCAAAGCGCTGGGTGTGTACGACCTGATGCCCGACTACCAGGACAACTTCCGGGTTGCCACAGAAAACAACCGGGAGTCGGTGTGGGAAATTCAGCACGTCAGCAAAGCGGTGCCGCCGCAGGGCAACTACCTGAACCAGTTTCTGGCCCCGCGTTTTTACGGCGGGGGCTACGGCTTCAACCTGCCCACGCAAAACTTTGTCGATGTCTTCGAAGCGGGCGATCCGCGCCTGGACTTTACGGTGGGGCGTGCCGGGAACGACTTTTTCGGCGAACCCTACCCGAGCAATAAGCTGTACTCGGTTACGGGCTACACCGCCAAAAAATACCTTGAACCGCAGAGCCGCAACGCCGACCGTCCCATTGCCGATGGCGACCTGAATTACCGCGCCATCCGCTTTGCCGACGTGCTGCTGTGGGAGGCCGAAGCCCAGGCCGAGCTGGGAAACGCCGCCGCCGCCGAAGTGCCACTGGAGCGAGTCCGGGCCCGCGCCCGCGCACAGGCGAGCGATCCGTCGGCCCTGCCTCCGGTGCAGGGGCTTTCGCAGGCCGACATGGTTCAGGCGATCCGCCACGAGCGGCGGGTAGAACTGGGGTTTGAGATGCACCGCTACTTCGACCTGACCCGCTGGGGCGTGGCTGCCGAGGTGATGCACGCGGCGGGCGAAGCCGGATTTCAGGAGAACAAACACGAGCTGT